One window of Candidatus Methylocalor cossyra genomic DNA carries:
- a CDS encoding pilus assembly PilX family protein has translation MNRVLPLPRSQRGAALATSLILLLMLTLIGVTAMQSTTLEEKMAGNLRSEHLAFQAAEAALRAGEEWLQTTCKNHVFHLFYEDSSPTSLVLNPDGLYRPTLSLTQQRWQQKDIWTSGSARYRDALDGVTLDGVAKQPRYIIEQLTQPPQACLRDKNQVCYRITARGWGSTPDAVVTLQSYFHLQC, from the coding sequence ATGAACCGAGTCCTCCCTTTGCCCCGGAGCCAACGCGGCGCTGCCCTGGCCACCTCCCTGATCCTGCTGCTGATGCTGACCCTGATCGGCGTCACCGCCATGCAGTCCACCACTTTAGAGGAAAAGATGGCCGGCAACCTGCGCAGCGAGCACCTGGCCTTCCAGGCGGCGGAAGCGGCCCTGAGGGCCGGCGAAGAATGGCTACAAACGACCTGCAAAAACCACGTCTTCCACCTCTTCTACGAAGACAGTAGCCCTACCAGTTTGGTGCTCAATCCCGACGGGCTATACCGGCCCACGCTGTCGCTGACCCAACAGCGCTGGCAGCAAAAGGACATCTGGACGTCCGGCTCGGCACGCTACCGAGATGCCCTGGACGGCGTGACCCTGGACGGCGTTGCGAAACAACCGCGTTACATCATCGAACAGCTGACGCAGCCTCCCCAAGCCTGTCTCCGTGATAAGAATCAGGTTTGCTACCGCATCACCGCCCGCGGCTGGGGCAGCACGCCGGATGCGGTGGTGACTTTGCAATCTTACTTTCACCTCCAGTGCTAA
- a CDS encoding efflux RND transporter permease subunit, whose amino-acid sequence MLGRIIEGSARRVFPVLLATVLLVAAGAYAVLKTPLDALPDLSDTLVIVYTEYPGQAPQVVEDQVTYPLSTALLSVPRSKVVRGFSLFGVSFVYVVFEDGTDVYWARSRVLEYLSFVSGRLPKGVTPTLGPDATGVGWVFQYAVLSARHSLAELRTLQDWFIRYPLAKARGVAEVASVGGFVQQYQVIVDPDKLRAYGVPLAAVSRVIADSNRDVGGRVVELTETEYVVRGKGYLRGIQDIEELVVKADRGTPVRIRDLARVELGPDERRGITELNGEGEAVSGIAIARYGLNALEVIEELKAKLQEITPGLPEGVSLVPVYDRSVLILKAIHNLRDKLIEESAVVALVCVVFLYHVRSALVAILMLPVGVLIAFLVMYGLGISSNLMSLGGIAIAIGAMVDAAIVMVENAHKHLERAGYAAAARQAQPEAQPAPGGCGPGLGGASRIDLIIGAAKEVGPALFSSLLVVTVSFLPVFVLEEQEGRLFKPLAYTKTFAMAGAALLSVTLVPALMVLFVRGRIVPERQNPVNRLLIRLYGPVLEAVLRRKRLTIALALAVLALTGYPATRLGSEFMPTLNEGTLLFMPMSLPGLSVTKAAEILQTHNRILKGFPEVESVFGKAGRAQTATDPAPLEMFETVVNLKPEDQWRPGMTVDRLIAEMDRATQLPGVTIAWTMPIKNRIDMLATGIRTPVGIKVFGRDLGELERLATEIERVVKTVPGTASAYAERITGGFYLTIEPDRPQLARYGLGVGELQEVIATALGGATVTTAVEGRERFGVIVRYPRELRDAPELIATQVLVPTPGGAMIPLGQLARIDLERGPPAIRTENAQLAAYIFVDIRGRDLGGYVAEARRAVAERVRFPPGYYATWSGQFEFLERAKAKLALAVPMTLLLIFLLLYLNFGRLTETCIVMLSLPFALVGGVWLMYGLDYHFSVAVAVGFIALAGVAAETGVVMLIYLDQALEKARARAAGEGRRLDLAGLHNAIREGAVERVRPKLMTVVAIMAGLLPIMWGTGTGSEVMRRIAAPMVGGMISSTLLTLVVIPALYALVRARSLGRQGPPRP is encoded by the coding sequence ATGTTGGGACGGATCATCGAAGGGTCGGCGCGGCGGGTGTTTCCAGTGCTGCTGGCGACGGTGCTGCTGGTCGCGGCCGGCGCCTATGCGGTGCTCAAGACCCCGCTGGACGCCCTGCCGGACCTCTCCGACACCCTGGTCATCGTCTACACCGAGTATCCCGGCCAGGCGCCCCAGGTGGTGGAGGACCAGGTCACCTACCCGTTGTCCACCGCCCTGCTGAGCGTGCCCCGCTCCAAGGTGGTGCGCGGATTCTCGTTGTTCGGCGTGTCCTTCGTGTACGTGGTGTTCGAGGACGGCACCGACGTCTACTGGGCCCGGTCCCGGGTGTTGGAATACCTGAGCTTCGTCTCCGGCCGCCTGCCCAAGGGCGTGACCCCGACCCTAGGGCCGGACGCCACCGGGGTGGGCTGGGTGTTCCAATACGCCGTGTTGAGCGCCCGCCACTCCCTGGCGGAACTGCGCACCCTGCAGGACTGGTTCATCCGTTACCCGCTGGCCAAGGCCCGCGGGGTGGCGGAAGTGGCCAGCGTGGGCGGCTTCGTCCAGCAGTATCAGGTGATCGTCGATCCGGACAAACTGCGGGCCTACGGCGTCCCCCTGGCGGCCGTGAGCCGGGTGATCGCCGACAGCAACCGGGACGTGGGCGGCCGGGTAGTGGAGCTGACCGAAACCGAGTACGTGGTGCGCGGCAAGGGGTACCTGCGCGGGATCCAGGACATCGAGGAGCTGGTGGTGAAGGCCGATCGGGGTACCCCAGTGCGGATCCGCGACCTGGCCCGGGTGGAACTGGGACCGGACGAGCGGCGCGGCATCACCGAACTCAACGGCGAGGGCGAGGCGGTGTCCGGGATCGCCATTGCCCGCTACGGCCTGAACGCCCTCGAGGTGATCGAGGAGCTCAAGGCCAAGCTGCAGGAGATCACCCCGGGCCTGCCGGAGGGCGTGAGCCTGGTGCCGGTCTACGACCGCTCGGTGCTGATCCTGAAGGCGATCCACAATCTCCGCGACAAGCTGATCGAGGAGAGCGCGGTGGTCGCCCTGGTGTGCGTGGTGTTCCTCTACCACGTGCGGAGCGCCCTGGTGGCCATCCTGATGCTGCCGGTGGGGGTGCTGATCGCCTTCCTGGTCATGTACGGGCTCGGGATCAGCTCCAACCTCATGAGCCTCGGCGGCATCGCCATCGCCATCGGCGCCATGGTGGACGCCGCCATCGTGATGGTCGAGAACGCCCACAAGCATCTGGAGCGGGCCGGGTACGCGGCCGCCGCGCGGCAAGCCCAGCCTGAGGCACAGCCAGCGCCCGGCGGGTGCGGCCCCGGGCTGGGCGGCGCGAGCCGCATCGACCTCATCATCGGCGCCGCCAAGGAGGTCGGTCCGGCCCTGTTTTCCAGCCTCTTGGTGGTCACCGTGTCGTTCCTGCCGGTGTTCGTCCTGGAAGAGCAGGAAGGGCGGCTGTTCAAGCCCTTGGCCTACACTAAGACCTTCGCCATGGCCGGGGCGGCGCTCCTGTCGGTGACCTTGGTGCCGGCCCTCATGGTGCTGTTCGTCCGCGGCCGCATCGTGCCGGAGCGGCAAAACCCGGTGAACCGGCTGCTGATCCGGCTATATGGCCCGGTGCTGGAGGCGGTGCTGCGCCGGAAGCGGCTGACCATCGCCCTGGCCCTGGCGGTCCTGGCGCTGACCGGGTATCCGGCGACCCGGCTCGGGAGCGAGTTCATGCCCACCCTGAACGAGGGGACTTTGCTGTTCATGCCCATGAGCCTGCCCGGGCTGTCGGTCACCAAGGCGGCGGAAATCTTGCAGACCCACAACCGCATCCTCAAGGGCTTCCCCGAGGTGGAATCGGTGTTCGGCAAGGCCGGCCGGGCCCAGACCGCCACCGACCCGGCGCCCTTGGAGATGTTCGAGACGGTGGTGAACCTCAAGCCGGAGGACCAGTGGCGCCCGGGCATGACGGTGGACCGGCTGATCGCAGAAATGGACCGGGCCACCCAGCTGCCGGGCGTCACCATTGCCTGGACCATGCCCATCAAGAACCGCATCGACATGCTGGCGACCGGCATCCGCACCCCGGTGGGCATCAAGGTGTTCGGCCGGGACCTGGGCGAGTTGGAGCGCCTCGCCACCGAGATCGAGCGCGTGGTCAAGACCGTACCGGGCACCGCCAGCGCCTACGCGGAGCGGATCACCGGCGGCTTTTACCTCACCATCGAGCCGGACCGGCCGCAGCTGGCCCGCTATGGGCTCGGCGTGGGCGAGCTCCAGGAGGTGATCGCCACCGCCCTGGGCGGCGCCACCGTGACCACGGCGGTGGAGGGGCGGGAGCGCTTCGGCGTGATCGTTCGCTATCCCCGGGAACTGCGCGACGCGCCAGAGCTGATCGCCACCCAAGTGCTGGTCCCGACCCCGGGTGGGGCGATGATCCCCTTGGGGCAGCTGGCGCGGATCGACTTAGAGCGGGGCCCGCCCGCCATCCGCACCGAGAACGCCCAGCTCGCCGCCTACATTTTCGTGGACATCCGTGGCCGCGACCTGGGTGGCTATGTGGCTGAGGCGCGGCGGGCGGTGGCCGAGCGGGTGCGCTTCCCGCCCGGCTATTACGCCACCTGGAGCGGGCAGTTCGAGTTCCTGGAGCGGGCCAAGGCCAAGCTGGCCCTGGCGGTGCCGATGACCCTGCTGCTCATTTTCCTGCTGCTTTATCTCAATTTCGGGCGCCTCACGGAAACCTGCATCGTCATGCTGTCCCTGCCCTTCGCCCTGGTGGGCGGGGTGTGGCTGATGTACGGGTTGGATTACCACTTCAGCGTGGCGGTGGCGGTGGGTTTCATCGCCCTGGCCGGAGTGGCCGCGGAAACCGGGGTGGTGATGCTGATCTACCTGGACCAGGCCCTGGAAAAGGCCCGGGCGCGCGCGGCGGGGGAGGGGCGGCGGTTGGACCTGGCCGGCCTCCACAATGCCATCCGGGAAGGGGCGGTGGAGCGGGTCCGGCCCAAGCTGATGACCGTGGTCGCCATCATGGCCGGCCTCCTGCCCATCATGTGGGGCACCGGCACCGGCTCCGAGGTGATGCGCCGCATCGCCGCGCCCATGGTGGGCGGGATGATCTCCTCGACGCTGCTCACCCTGGTGGTGATTCCGGCGCTCTACGCCCTGGTGCGGGCCCGCTCCTTGGGCCGCCAAGGACCGCCCCGGCCCTGA
- a CDS encoding GspH/FimT family pseudopilin encodes MKALAAGSGFTLIELMVTLAVAAVILATAVPSFQTLMVNNRLATQSNQLVTALNLARSEAVKRNTLVTVCKSANPTATPPACTTAGNWEQGWVVFTDGDTVGTIDGNDTVIRVFDRMNGTTLRGVGNFTSWISYRSSGVSRGDTPAGSPLANGTFRLCSGGAGSQGRNIVVNVTGRLRVENVTC; translated from the coding sequence GGTCACCCTGGCCGTGGCTGCCGTGATCCTCGCCACCGCGGTGCCAAGCTTCCAGACCCTGATGGTCAACAATCGCCTGGCCACCCAGAGCAACCAGCTGGTCACGGCCCTCAACCTCGCCCGCAGCGAGGCGGTCAAGCGCAATACCCTGGTGACCGTGTGCAAGAGCGCCAACCCCACCGCCACCCCACCCGCCTGCACCACCGCTGGGAACTGGGAACAGGGTTGGGTGGTGTTCACCGACGGCGACACGGTCGGCACCATCGACGGCAACGACACGGTGATCCGGGTGTTCGACCGGATGAATGGAACCACCCTGCGAGGGGTCGGCAACTTCACCAGCTGGATTTCCTACCGCTCGAGCGGCGTGAGCAGGGGCGACACTCCGGCCGGGAGTCCCTTGGCCAATGGTACCTTCCGGCTCTGTTCCGGCGGCGCTGGCAGCCAAGGCCGAAACATCGTGGTCAATGTCACCGGCCGCCTGCGCGTGGAGAACGTCACATGTTGA
- the pilV gene encoding type IV pilus modification protein PilV: protein MLKRRRHAGFTLLEVLVAMVVLAIGLLGLAGLQNSGLRSDLSAYHRSQATLLAYTILDAMRANRQTAVDGGYNYNYATPPAPLAPCSAPPNPDLVAWCAALAAQLPQGTGGVNVAGNGLATVVVQWDDSRGASAAQQFTVQSQL from the coding sequence ATGTTGAAGCGTCGCCGGCACGCCGGCTTCACCCTCCTGGAAGTGCTCGTCGCCATGGTGGTGCTGGCGATCGGGCTATTGGGCCTGGCGGGCCTGCAAAACTCCGGGCTGCGCAGTGACCTGAGCGCCTATCACCGCTCCCAGGCCACCCTTTTGGCCTACACCATCCTCGACGCGATGCGGGCCAACCGGCAGACGGCTGTGGACGGCGGCTACAACTACAACTACGCCACCCCTCCCGCGCCGCTGGCCCCCTGCTCCGCCCCGCCCAATCCGGATCTGGTCGCCTGGTGCGCGGCCCTGGCCGCCCAACTGCCGCAGGGCACCGGCGGGGTGAACGTGGCGGGCAATGGCCTCGCCACCGTAGTGGTGCAATGGGACGACAGCCGGGGTGCGAGCGCGGCCCAGCAATTCACGGTGCAGAGCCAGCTATGA
- a CDS encoding pilus assembly protein → MRPARTLSATLLGTALGVTVATAGPLTVANSPLFLGGSAPSNVLFALSVEFPTAVTAAYQGNDDYKNTNEYLGYFDPNKCYDYDKDNDWFFPTTTTPNHVCSGLWSGNFLNWATMTGLDEFRYAMTGGNRYRDTPTLTVIERSYQSGQGGTLNFPDKSFDTSNPNFAGALPFRRSGTISNQGKGVQMQITDGRKRYDYYVRVKVCDDTVGLESNCVKYGSSYKPEGSLQAYGDIMRFGVMSYFQANDIDNAVLRSKLKYVAPKKYSPSGTLIPNPNKEWNEVDGTLITNPDASDPDTANSFIGSASTTGVINYINQFGSVTHSYKTYDDVGKLYYESLKYLRGLSPTVDFYNGATSQNSDNFPVINKWDDPILYSCQKNYIITMGDTHTHCDKRLPGGSFSQFGVSWCDRYTDSNKNQHPADQGGLGGDTIDVTAETNAVGALEGLSNLGTVTTGAGSASYYMSGLAAWAASHDIRPDNPTKPQTLGPQTVETFVIDVNEYQDCGYQSQYWLAAKYGIPKSYDANGQWLKNGNPWSGTLFLPPNACGQRPPPGYNPQGGLVTWPRNLLRASDPKAMIASVKSALASIAAKQIGSAAAVAANSTQLDTGTMIYQARFDSGDWSGQLIAFHLNPDGTLGKAEWDTDTTMQGISPATRKVWTWNDDNKTGVDFTWNNLSQAQRDALDYDKKGKDRLNWLRGANITGFRNRSKILGDIINSDPLFVWVDNNWYVQLPPAEGGGKTYVDFLNDKSKRRKMIYVGANDGMLHAFDADTGNEVFAYVPADLYGDPNDPSTLKLNRLSDPGYTHAYAVDGSPTAWDAYFKGAWHTVLVGSLGAGGKSIYALDITDPNALDFGKPLWEFSHPDLGSLAGPPQVKKLATGEWAVLFGNGYLSKNCNDLLNNVTNPDRNCNAKLFAVNLETGKLIAGFPIDTQVGDATTPNGALSPPAVYDVSTQVVGDEADGAVGAVGDGIYLGDLRGNLWRFVYRGGRWESAYTNGGKPAPLFVAQDGGGKPQPITAPLVTGEPPQLGNGVMVYFGTGSYFSTTDTASRATQTVYGLWDRAAPIAGRKDLQAQTIIGGTSAFGQKVGLVSANAVDWNTQKGWYLDLLPPPPASPQGERLVTAPILRYGRIIFNTIVPSDAMCSAGGSSRLVELDALSGARYGSPVFDLNGDGQFDQQDKVPGPGGTPIPPSILERNTPTRITGPFGGGPGQPDRKLLQSTDVSGPSQGITTVSNLPGPEPRLGWRQLIDE, encoded by the coding sequence ATGCGCCCGGCCCGAACGCTCTCCGCCACCCTGCTGGGCACCGCCCTCGGCGTTACGGTCGCCACGGCGGGCCCGTTGACCGTTGCCAATAGTCCACTGTTCCTAGGGGGGAGCGCACCCTCCAATGTGCTGTTCGCCCTGTCGGTCGAATTTCCGACCGCCGTCACCGCCGCCTATCAGGGAAACGACGATTACAAAAACACCAACGAGTACCTGGGCTACTTCGATCCCAACAAGTGTTACGACTACGACAAAGACAACGACTGGTTCTTTCCCACAACGACCACCCCCAATCATGTTTGCAGCGGCTTGTGGAGCGGCAACTTCCTCAACTGGGCCACCATGACCGGCCTGGATGAATTTCGCTATGCCATGACCGGCGGCAATCGCTACCGGGACACCCCGACACTGACCGTGATCGAGCGTTCCTACCAGAGCGGCCAAGGGGGCACCTTGAACTTTCCTGACAAGTCCTTCGACACCTCCAATCCCAACTTCGCTGGTGCCTTGCCGTTCAGACGGTCGGGAACGATTTCTAACCAAGGCAAGGGAGTGCAAATGCAGATTACAGATGGGCGGAAGCGCTATGACTACTATGTCCGGGTCAAGGTCTGCGACGACACCGTGGGCTTGGAGAGCAATTGCGTGAAATACGGCTCCAGCTATAAGCCGGAGGGGTCGCTGCAAGCCTACGGGGACATCATGCGGTTCGGCGTCATGTCCTACTTCCAGGCCAATGACATCGATAACGCCGTACTGCGCTCCAAACTCAAGTATGTGGCGCCGAAAAAATACTCTCCCTCGGGTACCCTGATCCCGAACCCCAACAAGGAATGGAATGAGGTGGACGGTACTCTGATCACCAATCCGGACGCCTCGGACCCAGACACCGCCAACTCTTTCATCGGCAGCGCGTCCACCACCGGGGTGATCAATTACATCAATCAGTTCGGCAGTGTGACGCACAGCTACAAAACCTACGACGACGTCGGCAAACTGTATTACGAATCCCTCAAATACCTACGCGGCCTCTCGCCCACCGTGGATTTCTACAACGGCGCCACTTCCCAGAACAGCGACAATTTCCCGGTGATTAACAAGTGGGACGATCCCATCCTGTATAGCTGTCAGAAGAACTACATCATCACCATGGGGGATACCCACACCCATTGCGACAAACGGCTGCCTGGGGGCTCCTTCAGCCAGTTCGGGGTCAGTTGGTGCGATCGCTACACGGACTCCAATAAGAACCAGCACCCGGCCGATCAAGGCGGCCTGGGCGGGGATACCATCGACGTCACCGCCGAGACCAACGCGGTCGGCGCCCTGGAAGGGCTCAGCAACCTCGGGACCGTAACGACTGGGGCGGGTTCTGCCAGTTACTACATGAGCGGCCTCGCGGCCTGGGCGGCCAGCCACGACATCCGCCCGGACAATCCGACCAAGCCCCAGACGCTGGGCCCGCAGACGGTGGAAACCTTCGTTATCGATGTCAACGAATATCAGGATTGCGGCTATCAATCCCAGTACTGGTTGGCGGCCAAATACGGCATACCGAAGTCCTACGACGCCAACGGCCAATGGCTCAAGAACGGCAACCCCTGGTCGGGGACCCTGTTTCTGCCCCCCAACGCCTGTGGGCAGAGGCCGCCGCCCGGCTACAACCCGCAAGGTGGTCTGGTCACCTGGCCTAGAAACCTCCTCCGGGCGAGCGACCCCAAGGCCATGATCGCCTCGGTGAAAAGCGCCTTGGCCAGCATCGCCGCCAAGCAAATCGGCTCCGCCGCCGCAGTGGCCGCCAACAGCACCCAACTGGACACAGGCACCATGATCTATCAGGCACGGTTCGATAGCGGCGATTGGAGCGGCCAGCTCATCGCCTTCCATCTGAACCCGGATGGTACCCTGGGCAAGGCGGAATGGGACACCGACACCACTATGCAGGGCATCTCCCCTGCCACGCGCAAGGTGTGGACCTGGAACGACGACAACAAGACCGGCGTGGACTTCACCTGGAACAACCTGTCCCAGGCCCAACGGGACGCCCTCGACTACGACAAGAAGGGCAAGGACCGGTTGAACTGGCTGCGGGGGGCCAACATCACCGGGTTCCGGAACCGCAGCAAGATCCTCGGCGACATCATCAACTCCGACCCGCTCTTCGTGTGGGTGGACAATAATTGGTATGTCCAGCTGCCCCCGGCCGAGGGCGGCGGCAAGACCTACGTGGATTTCCTCAACGACAAGTCCAAGCGCCGGAAGATGATCTACGTGGGCGCCAACGACGGCATGCTGCACGCCTTCGACGCCGACACCGGAAATGAGGTGTTCGCCTACGTTCCGGCGGACCTCTATGGCGACCCCAACGATCCCAGCACGCTGAAGCTAAACCGCCTGTCCGACCCCGGCTACACCCACGCCTATGCCGTGGACGGGAGCCCCACCGCCTGGGATGCCTATTTCAAGGGCGCCTGGCACACGGTGCTGGTGGGATCCCTGGGCGCCGGGGGCAAGAGTATCTATGCCCTAGACATCACCGACCCGAACGCGCTCGATTTCGGCAAGCCCCTGTGGGAATTCAGCCATCCCGATCTGGGCAGCTTGGCCGGCCCACCCCAGGTGAAAAAGCTGGCCACTGGGGAGTGGGCGGTGCTGTTCGGTAATGGCTATCTCAGCAAGAACTGCAATGACTTGCTCAACAATGTCACCAATCCCGACCGCAACTGCAACGCCAAGCTGTTCGCGGTGAACCTGGAAACCGGAAAGCTCATCGCCGGTTTCCCCATCGATACCCAGGTGGGGGACGCTACCACGCCCAACGGCGCGCTCAGCCCGCCCGCGGTCTATGACGTCTCTACTCAGGTCGTCGGGGACGAGGCCGACGGGGCCGTGGGCGCGGTGGGCGATGGCATCTACCTGGGCGATCTGCGCGGCAACCTTTGGCGCTTCGTGTACCGGGGCGGCCGCTGGGAGTCGGCCTACACCAACGGTGGCAAGCCGGCGCCCCTGTTCGTGGCCCAGGACGGCGGCGGCAAGCCGCAACCTATCACCGCGCCCCTGGTAACCGGCGAACCGCCTCAGCTCGGCAATGGGGTCATGGTGTACTTCGGCACCGGCAGCTATTTCTCCACCACCGACACGGCCAGCCGCGCCACCCAAACCGTCTATGGCCTCTGGGACAGGGCCGCCCCCATCGCCGGGCGCAAGGACCTCCAGGCGCAAACCATCATCGGCGGAACCTCAGCCTTCGGGCAGAAGGTCGGCCTAGTCAGCGCCAATGCGGTCGATTGGAACACCCAGAAGGGCTGGTACCTGGACCTCCTGCCACCTCCCCCCGCCAGCCCACAAGGGGAGCGGCTGGTCACTGCCCCGATACTGCGCTATGGCCGGATTATCTTCAACACAATAGTCCCATCCGATGCCATGTGCAGCGCCGGTGGCAGCAGTCGGCTGGTGGAGCTGGATGCCCTGAGCGGAGCCCGGTACGGGTCCCCGGTGTTCGATCTCAACGGCGATGGGCAATTCGATCAGCAGGACAAGGTGCCTGGCCCGGGAGGAACCCCGATTCCCCCCTCCATACTGGAACGTAACACGCCAACTAGGATCACTGGACCCTTTGGAGGGGGTCCCGGTCAACCAGACCGGAAACTTCTGCAGAGCACCGACGTGAGCGGGCCGAGCCAAGGCATAACCACAGTTTCCAATCTGCCCGGCCCTGAACCCCGCCTCGGCTGGCGGCAACTCATCGACGAATAG
- a CDS encoding type IV pilin protein produces MAHRTRPDQYRRAPRPREVTQAGAGNRRAQGFTLLELMVALGVVGILAGVAYPAYLESVRRSARDEVKGILLEDAQFLERNYTTANRYDQDSQGKAVALPYTASPKAGTAKYTITVDFTKPAPCPTAGQCFTLKATPTGAMAGDRCGTFTLTSTGTQGLVGAKPGVTVQECWQR; encoded by the coding sequence ATGGCACATCGGACCAGACCGGACCAGTACCGTCGGGCCCCGCGGCCCCGGGAGGTCACGCAGGCCGGGGCGGGGAACCGCAGGGCCCAGGGCTTCACCCTGCTCGAGCTGATGGTGGCGCTGGGGGTGGTGGGGATCCTGGCCGGGGTCGCCTATCCCGCCTACCTGGAGTCGGTGCGGCGCTCCGCCCGGGACGAGGTCAAGGGCATCCTGCTGGAGGACGCCCAGTTCCTGGAACGGAACTACACCACCGCCAACCGCTACGACCAGGACAGCCAGGGCAAAGCCGTGGCCTTGCCTTACACCGCTTCGCCCAAGGCCGGCACCGCCAAGTACACCATCACGGTGGATTTCACCAAGCCGGCGCCCTGCCCCACCGCCGGGCAGTGCTTCACCCTCAAGGCGACGCCCACCGGCGCCATGGCCGGCGACCGGTGCGGAACCTTCACCCTCACCAGCACCGGCACCCAGGGCTTGGTCGGTGCCAAGCCCGGCGTCACCGTGCAGGAGTGCTGGCAGCGCTGA
- a CDS encoding PilW family protein: MNTSIPIPPRPAHQRGLSLVELMVALTLSLVLAGAALTVYLGSRQTYRTSDTLARHQENLRLVFEQLGHDLRVGGFLGCPGTAGSAALPSCDVIPTPTSCSALNNPNDFLVKFGEAISGYEAISKSAWHLPPDGSITAPLGGRDILVVRGVYGPPVRLVQPQGDVAGADPLVVTAGIFRKPDDVGDVVLISDCQASAAVFQITDIVSGPVDTIKHDVSGPLTLGQPGNGTPKLARRFDYGELQRLSTQVYYVRNNAAGQPALYLLDGATAAGGPQELVEGVQDLQVFYSTTPGSYQTAATVGNWDQVVSVRVAVLLRSLEDNLTTTEQRFNWYKNPGDLAPSPVKPSDFGWDPRRLYQPFEITFALRNRTH, encoded by the coding sequence ATGAACACCTCGATCCCAATCCCGCCCCGCCCGGCCCACCAGCGCGGCCTGTCCCTGGTGGAGCTGATGGTGGCCCTGACCCTGAGCCTGGTGCTGGCCGGCGCCGCCTTGACCGTCTACCTGGGCTCGCGCCAGACCTACCGCACCAGCGACACCCTGGCCCGCCACCAGGAAAACCTCCGCCTGGTCTTCGAGCAGCTGGGGCACGATCTGCGGGTGGGGGGATTTCTAGGTTGCCCGGGCACCGCCGGAAGTGCGGCTTTGCCCTCCTGCGATGTGATACCCACACCGACGTCTTGCAGCGCCCTGAATAACCCTAACGATTTTCTCGTCAAGTTCGGCGAGGCCATCTCCGGTTACGAGGCCATCTCTAAGAGCGCCTGGCATCTCCCCCCGGACGGCAGCATCACCGCCCCCTTGGGCGGCCGGGACATCCTCGTGGTGCGCGGGGTGTACGGTCCGCCGGTGCGGCTGGTTCAGCCCCAAGGTGATGTTGCTGGCGCCGATCCGCTGGTGGTGACCGCGGGGATCTTCAGGAAACCCGACGATGTGGGGGATGTGGTGCTCATCAGTGACTGCCAGGCGTCGGCGGCGGTATTTCAGATTACCGACATCGTGAGTGGACCGGTGGACACTATCAAGCACGACGTGAGCGGCCCGCTCACCCTGGGCCAGCCCGGCAATGGCACCCCCAAGCTAGCCAGGAGGTTCGACTACGGGGAGCTCCAGCGCCTCTCCACCCAGGTTTACTACGTCCGTAACAACGCCGCGGGCCAGCCTGCTCTCTATCTCCTCGATGGTGCCACTGCCGCGGGCGGACCCCAGGAGCTGGTGGAGGGCGTGCAGGACCTGCAGGTGTTCTACAGCACGACCCCCGGCAGCTACCAGACCGCCGCCACCGTCGGTAACTGGGACCAGGTGGTTTCGGTGCGGGTGGCCGTGCTGCTCCGCTCTCTGGAGGACAACCTCACCACCACGGAGCAGCGCTTCAACTGGTACAAGAACCCCGGCGATCTAGCGCCCTCCCCGGTGAAGCCCTCGGATTTCGGCTGGGATCCCCGGCGGCTGTATCAGCCCTTCGAGATCACCTTCGCCCTGCGCAACCGGACCCATTGA